A window of the Gossypium hirsutum isolate 1008001.06 chromosome A05, Gossypium_hirsutum_v2.1, whole genome shotgun sequence genome harbors these coding sequences:
- the LOC107958809 gene encoding protein TIFY 3B: protein MAMLSGIMVLEIWDPLTPPIFFPRKISRTVLATPTSGLNSTSPAPSQLTIFYDGHVCVFDAIPVEKVREIMLIAATAAAGAANSVDMKKVATDCATTSPVLTRSPSLQSTATATALASPQAQVYPINRTPFCKLKELPIARRHSLQRFFEKRRDRLVNRNPYPNPSTPKSFDDTKANLSAATSPESGCFGKSPVAQEEFHPKAPAHVA, encoded by the exons ATGGCGATGTTGTCGGGGATAATGGTGTTGGAAATCTGGGATCCGTTGACGCCCCCGATTTTCTTTCCAAGAAAAATTTCCAGAACTG TTCTGGCAACTCCTACATCTGGACTGAATTCCACTAGCCCTGCTCCATCTCAACTAACCATCTTCTATGATGGACACGTTTGTGTGTTTGACGCAATTCCTGTGGAAAAG GTGCGGGAGATTATGCTTATTGCCGCAACTGCTGCTGCTGGTGCTGCTAACTCTGTTGACATGAAGAAAGTTGCAACTGATTGTGCCACCACCTCACCTGTTCTTACGAGGTCTCCTTCGCTTCAAAGTACTGCTACTGCAACTGCTCTGGCTTCACCACAGGCACAGGTGTACCCTATTAACAGGACCCCTTTCTGCAAACTGAAAG AACTACCAATTGCAAGGAGACACTCCCTTCAGCGATTTTTTGAGAAGCGGCGGGACAG GCTGGTGAACAGGAATCCATATCCTAATCCATCAACACCAAAATCATTTGATGACACCAAAGCTAACCTCAGTGCTGCAACTTCACCAGAATCGGGTTGCTTTGGTAAATCGCCTGTTGCTCAAGAAGAATTCCATCCAAAAGCTCCAGCTCATGTTGCATAA
- the LOC107958808 gene encoding F-box only protein 13, which yields MEKANGCISRPSRKRKLPQEGNDVLNFTLDELSDDLLERVLSWLPTSTFFRLKSVCKRWKSVAASESFKLACSRIPSREPWFFMVDPNLNQSVVFDSAERSWKKLSHPPLLSQNCNCNSIPVAAAGGLVCFRNMSGDYFVCNPVTGSCRELPPVNPDSHDRSLHAIAMNAYSNYHGSYKLFLVLGDLPKLSYKVYNSSADSWEEEIMLRRKTDDCTGFEFDSNDDDDAVYFLSKAGNVVATNMQRSPSKQFSSVITHKDGEEIVYFLSSSGTVVACNLTQKHFSEYPRLLPLFLEYSIDVVECKGEMLVVMLSEFFESASIRVWRFDEKTKTWIQIAGMPPSMSHEFYGKKVDINCLGAGNQIFICLSSAELCSYVRCDIVTNEWVEVPKCCLNGEAMEFMSAFSFEPRIEASV from the coding sequence ATGGAGAAGGCTAATGGCTGCATTTCAAGGCCATCTAGAAAGAGAAAGTTGCCACAAGAAGGCAACGATGTGTTGAACTTCACCTTGGATGAACTCAGTGACGACCTCCTTGAAAGGGTCCTTTCATGGTTACCAACCTCGACGTTCTTTCGCCTCAAATCGGTGTGCAAGAGATGGAAATCAGTTGCAGCTTCTGAAAGCTTTAAGCTAGCTTGTTCAAGGATTCCTTCACGGGAACCTTGGTTTTTCATGGTGGATCCCAACCTTAATCAATCCGTAGTCTTCGACTCTGCTGAGAGAAGTTGGAAGAAACTCAGTCATCCGCCTCTCCTCTCGCAGAACTGTAACTGCAACTCCATTCCGGTTGCAGCAGCTGGCGGACTCGTGTGTTTCCGCAATATGTCCGGCGATTACTTCGTATGCAATCCCGTAACAGGATCATGTCGTGAACTCCCTCCGGTGAATCCGGATTCTCACGATCGTTCCCTTCATGCTATAGCAATGAATGCATATTCCAATTATCATGGCTCCTACAAACTATTCTTAGTCTTGGGTGATCTTCCAAAGCTTTCATACAAAGTTTATAACTCTAGTGCTGATTCCTGGGAAGAAGAGATTATGCTAAGGAGAAAAACTGATGACTGCACAGGATTCGAATTCGATTCGAATGATGATGATGACGCCGTGTACTTCCTTAGCAAAGCTGGAAACGTAGTTGCAACTAACATGCAGAGAAGCCCCTCCAAGCAGTTTTCATCAGTTATTACTCATAAAGATGGTGAGGAGATTGTTTATTTCCTCAGCTCCTCCGGAACAGTTGTGGCTTGCAATCTGACCCAGAAGCATTTCTCCGAATATCCCAGGCTGTTGCCCCTCTTTTTGGAGTACTCCATCGACGTGGTGGAGTGTAAAGGCGAGATGTTGGTCGTCATGTTATCAGAGTTCTTCGAAAGTGCAAGCATTAGAGTGTGGAGATTTGATGAGAAAACCAAGACTTGGATTCAGATTGCAGGCATGCCTCCTTCGATGTCACACGAGTTTTATGGCAAGAAAGTTGACATAAACTGTCTTGGGGCTGGCAACCAGATATTCATCTGCTTAAGCTCTGCTGAGCTTTGCAGTTATGTTAGGTGTGATATTGTGACTAATGAATGGGTTGAAGTTCCCAAATGTTGTCTGAATGGTGAAGCCATGGAGTTCATGTCGGCTTTCTCGTTCGAGCCAAGGATTGAAGCTTCTGTATGA